In one window of Geotrypetes seraphini chromosome 3, aGeoSer1.1, whole genome shotgun sequence DNA:
- the LOC117357327 gene encoding uncharacterized PE-PGRS family protein PE_PGRS54-like isoform X2, which yields MASSSRAEVCGEEEEAELSFLAGDSFAEETLEQVGVCSVEERVQPARRSKEEALRALALVGSGGHRGTCSGFLPGGGKARRKSKASGSVQGAVPAGRSSLDSSGGGASAAVASAECVSRNMPVSREVAGDIASGSGVSMGGRVGSMAAGVSEPSCSGVSGARELFSGLLAGGPGDSCGSPGALGLGRGMSAPGFMSGAGGVPAGPFPGLFSGSWSPSWGAGSWGASSSGGGLMPSVSQWGGGVPGNMGLGLMPGCSYGSGWGVPVGMPGFCFPGPASVSWSPQVACILPGGQMVQTDGLGAVGSPGVAERPGGSGAERGSALTAGAVAGGGAAVSGPSSSLMPEVAVRGGSVQASDVSSLVGTAGQGVSGVSAGVSGASTTAPSSCSYSLWIVGHSFIHWASERACIRPGGRHLGLGHLGLRVSWWGQRGMHWSQLLVLLTDLRSRTSHPDILLIHLGGNDVDALTGKDLVNRIKDDLRVVWDWFPGVLLVWSDIVPRPSRIVSRRWTRGLAKLNRQVGKWVVGHGGWQIQHDWVDVNCLGLYHTDRVHLSDVGLDLLLDDFASSCEKFLSDRS from the exons ATGGCGTCTTCCAGTCGGGCGGAGGTctgtggggaggaggaggaggcagaaTTGTCGTTCTTGGCCGGGGACTCGTTCGCGGAAGAGACGCTGGAGCAGGTGGGTGTCTGCTCAGTAGAGGAGCGTGTGCAACCGGCACGACGTTCAAAAGAGGAAGCGCTGAGAGCATTAGCCCTTGTCGGTTCGGGAGGCCATAGGGGGACTTGTTCGGGGTTCCTTCCTGGGGGGGGGAAGGCCCGCCGTAAGTCTAAGGCGTCGGGCAGTGTGCAGGGAGCTGTTCCGGCCGGCCGCAGTTCGTTGGATTCGTCGGGGGGCGGGGCTTCAGCGGCGGTTGCCAGTGCTGAGTGTGTGAGCAGGAATATGCCGGTTAGCAGGGAGGTGGCTGGAGATATTGCTTCGGGGAGTGGTGTGAGTATGGGGGGCAGGGTAGGGTCTATGGCAGCAGGAGTATCTGAGCCTTCTTGCTCTGGGGTTTCGGGTGCTAGAGAGCTTTTCTCGGGTTTGTTGGCGGGTGGACCTGGTGATTCCTGTGGGTCGCCTGGGGCTTTAGGTTTGGGTAGGGGTATGAGTGCTCCCGGTTTTATGTCCGGTGCCGGGGGGGTACCTGCAGGTCCGTTCCCTGGTCTTTTTTCCGGTAGTTGGTCTCCGAGTTGGGGGGCGGGTTCCTGGGGTGCTTCCTCCTCGGGTGGGGGTTTGATGCCTTCAGTTTCTCAATGGGGAGGGGGTGTTCCGGGTAATATGGGCTTGGGGCTGATGCCAGGGTGTAGTTATGGGTCTGGATGGGGTGTCCCTGTTGGTATGCCGGGGTTTTGTTTTCCTGGTCCTGCCTCTGTTTCTTGGTCTCCACAGGTGGCGTGTATCCTTCCGGGAGGACAGATGGTGCAGACGGATGGATTGGGAGCAGTGGGCAGTCCCGGAGTTGCAGAGCGACCTGGCGGTTCTGGTGCGGAGCGCGGATCGGCGCTGACTGCTGGTGCAGTTGCTGGCGGAGGCGCTGCGGTTTCTGGCCCCAGTTCATCCCTGATGCCTGAGGTTGCTGTTCGTGGCGGCTCGGTTCAAGCTTCTGATGTCTCTTCCTTGGTGGGGACTGCTGGCCAAGGCGTCTCTGGAGTGTCTGCAGGAGTGTCGGGAGCTTCTACTACTG CTCCCAGTTCCTGTTCCTATTCTCTGTGGATCGTGGGCCATTCTTTCATCCACTGGGCTAGTGAACGTGCATGTATCCGCCCGGGTGGCCGTCATCTTGGACTGGGGCATTTGGGACTTCGTGTTTCCTGGTGGGGACAACGCGGGATGCATTGGAGTCAACTTTTGGTCTTATTGACTGATTTGCGATCTCGGACTAGTCATCCTGACATACTTCTGATACATTTGGGGGGGAATGATGTGGATGCATTGACGGGAAAGGATTTGGTCAATAGGATCAAAGATGATCTGCGGGTGGTGTGGGATTGGTTCCCGGGGGTGTTGCTAGTATGGTCTGACATAGTGCCTCGTCCAAGTCGTATAGTGTCCCGGCGTTGGACAAGGGGCCTGGCCAAGCTCAACAGGCAAGTTGGGAAATGGGTGGTGGGTCACGGTGGGTGGCAGATACAGCATGATTGGGTGGACGTTAATTGTCTTGGTTTGTATCATACCGATAGGGTTCACTTGTCGGATGTGGGATTGGATCTTCTGCTGGATGATTTCGCGTCCAGTTGTGAGAAGTTCCTCAGTGATCGTTCATAG
- the LOC117357327 gene encoding elastin-like isoform X1: MASSSRAEVCGEEEEAELSFLAGDSFAEETLEQVGVCSVEERVQPARRSKEEALRALALVGSGGHRGTCSGFLPGGGKARRKSKASGSVQGAVPAGRSSLDSSGGGASAAVASAECVSRNMPVSREVAGDIASGSGVSMGGRVGSMAAGVSEPSCSGVSGARELFSGLLAGGPGDSCGSPGALGLGRGMSAPGFMSGAGGVPAGPFPGLFSGSWSPSWGAGSWGASSSGGGLMPSVSQWGGGVPGNMGLGLMPGCSYGSGWGVPVGMPGFCFPGPASVSWSPQVACILPGGQMVQTDGLGAVGSPGVAERPGGSGAERGSALTAGAVAGGGAAVSGPSSSLMPEVAVRGGSVQASDVSSLVGTAGQGVSGVSAGVSGASTTVSSAGARSSSRRFTDASAFVEPGREGVWEMLPPSSCSYSLWIVGHSFIHWASERACIRPGGRHLGLGHLGLRVSWWGQRGMHWSQLLVLLTDLRSRTSHPDILLIHLGGNDVDALTGKDLVNRIKDDLRVVWDWFPGVLLVWSDIVPRPSRIVSRRWTRGLAKLNRQVGKWVVGHGGWQIQHDWVDVNCLGLYHTDRVHLSDVGLDLLLDDFASSCEKFLSDRS, translated from the exons ATGGCGTCTTCCAGTCGGGCGGAGGTctgtggggaggaggaggaggcagaaTTGTCGTTCTTGGCCGGGGACTCGTTCGCGGAAGAGACGCTGGAGCAGGTGGGTGTCTGCTCAGTAGAGGAGCGTGTGCAACCGGCACGACGTTCAAAAGAGGAAGCGCTGAGAGCATTAGCCCTTGTCGGTTCGGGAGGCCATAGGGGGACTTGTTCGGGGTTCCTTCCTGGGGGGGGGAAGGCCCGCCGTAAGTCTAAGGCGTCGGGCAGTGTGCAGGGAGCTGTTCCGGCCGGCCGCAGTTCGTTGGATTCGTCGGGGGGCGGGGCTTCAGCGGCGGTTGCCAGTGCTGAGTGTGTGAGCAGGAATATGCCGGTTAGCAGGGAGGTGGCTGGAGATATTGCTTCGGGGAGTGGTGTGAGTATGGGGGGCAGGGTAGGGTCTATGGCAGCAGGAGTATCTGAGCCTTCTTGCTCTGGGGTTTCGGGTGCTAGAGAGCTTTTCTCGGGTTTGTTGGCGGGTGGACCTGGTGATTCCTGTGGGTCGCCTGGGGCTTTAGGTTTGGGTAGGGGTATGAGTGCTCCCGGTTTTATGTCCGGTGCCGGGGGGGTACCTGCAGGTCCGTTCCCTGGTCTTTTTTCCGGTAGTTGGTCTCCGAGTTGGGGGGCGGGTTCCTGGGGTGCTTCCTCCTCGGGTGGGGGTTTGATGCCTTCAGTTTCTCAATGGGGAGGGGGTGTTCCGGGTAATATGGGCTTGGGGCTGATGCCAGGGTGTAGTTATGGGTCTGGATGGGGTGTCCCTGTTGGTATGCCGGGGTTTTGTTTTCCTGGTCCTGCCTCTGTTTCTTGGTCTCCACAGGTGGCGTGTATCCTTCCGGGAGGACAGATGGTGCAGACGGATGGATTGGGAGCAGTGGGCAGTCCCGGAGTTGCAGAGCGACCTGGCGGTTCTGGTGCGGAGCGCGGATCGGCGCTGACTGCTGGTGCAGTTGCTGGCGGAGGCGCTGCGGTTTCTGGCCCCAGTTCATCCCTGATGCCTGAGGTTGCTGTTCGTGGCGGCTCGGTTCAAGCTTCTGATGTCTCTTCCTTGGTGGGGACTGCTGGCCAAGGCGTCTCTGGAGTGTCTGCAGGAGTGTCGGGAGCTTCTACTACTG TTTCGTCGGCTGGCGCCAGGAGCTCGAGCAGAAGGTTCACGGATGCCAGCGCGTTTGTGGAGCCTGGTCGGGAAGGAGTCTGGGAGATGCTCC CTCCCAGTTCCTGTTCCTATTCTCTGTGGATCGTGGGCCATTCTTTCATCCACTGGGCTAGTGAACGTGCATGTATCCGCCCGGGTGGCCGTCATCTTGGACTGGGGCATTTGGGACTTCGTGTTTCCTGGTGGGGACAACGCGGGATGCATTGGAGTCAACTTTTGGTCTTATTGACTGATTTGCGATCTCGGACTAGTCATCCTGACATACTTCTGATACATTTGGGGGGGAATGATGTGGATGCATTGACGGGAAAGGATTTGGTCAATAGGATCAAAGATGATCTGCGGGTGGTGTGGGATTGGTTCCCGGGGGTGTTGCTAGTATGGTCTGACATAGTGCCTCGTCCAAGTCGTATAGTGTCCCGGCGTTGGACAAGGGGCCTGGCCAAGCTCAACAGGCAAGTTGGGAAATGGGTGGTGGGTCACGGTGGGTGGCAGATACAGCATGATTGGGTGGACGTTAATTGTCTTGGTTTGTATCATACCGATAGGGTTCACTTGTCGGATGTGGGATTGGATCTTCTGCTGGATGATTTCGCGTCCAGTTGTGAGAAGTTCCTCAGTGATCGTTCATAG